A single Streptomyces mirabilis DNA region contains:
- a CDS encoding TlpA family protein disulfide reductase encodes MTGLVVCVVVLAAASAFGVLQRRRNGRVRVRGRDGGKRLGAAELGEGLGERATLVQFSSAFCAPCRATRRVLTEVAGMVPGVHHVEIDAEDRLELVRELEILKTPTVLVLDADGRIVRRATGQPRKADVIAALGEAV; translated from the coding sequence ATGACCGGACTTGTGGTGTGCGTGGTGGTGCTCGCGGCGGCGAGCGCGTTCGGAGTGCTGCAGCGGCGGCGGAACGGGAGGGTGAGAGTGCGCGGGCGTGACGGTGGAAAGCGGCTCGGCGCGGCGGAGTTGGGGGAGGGGCTCGGTGAACGGGCCACGCTCGTCCAGTTCTCCAGCGCTTTCTGCGCCCCCTGCCGGGCCACCCGGCGGGTGCTCACCGAGGTGGCCGGAATGGTCCCGGGTGTGCACCACGTGGAGATCGACGCCGAGGACCGCCTCGAACTCGTCCGCGAACTCGAGATCCTCAAGACCCCGACCGTGCTCGTCCTCGACGCCGACGGACGGATCGTGCGGCGCGCGACCGGGCAGCCGCGCAAGGCGGATGTGATCGCGGCGCTGGGAGAGGCCGTCTGA
- a CDS encoding threonine aldolase family protein has translation MNPAKTDARRHHDPSVRGFASDNYAGAHPEVLAAVALANGGHQVAYGEDAYTANLQQIIRSHFGATAEAFPVFNGTGANVVALQAVTDRWGAVICAESAHINVDEGGAPERMGGLKLLTVPTPDGKLTPELIDRQAYGWDDEHRAMPQVVSITQSTELGTLYTPDEIRAICDHAHAHGMKVHLDGSRIANAAASLDVPMRTFTNAVGVDLLSLGGTKNGALYGEAVVVLNQDAVSHMKHLRKLSMQLASKMRFVSVQLEALLAKDLWLRNARHSNQMAQRLAEGVRAVHGVEILHPVQANAVFARLPHGVSERLQKHYRFYFWDEAAGDVRWMCSFDTTEDDVDGFVAALKEEMAHS, from the coding sequence GTGAACCCTGCGAAGACCGACGCCCGGCGTCACCACGACCCGTCCGTCCGCGGCTTCGCCAGCGACAACTACGCGGGGGCCCACCCCGAGGTGCTCGCCGCCGTGGCCCTGGCCAACGGCGGGCACCAGGTCGCGTACGGCGAGGACGCCTACACGGCGAACCTCCAGCAGATCATCCGCAGCCACTTCGGCGCCACCGCCGAGGCCTTCCCGGTCTTCAACGGGACCGGCGCGAACGTGGTCGCGCTCCAGGCGGTCACCGACCGCTGGGGCGCGGTGATCTGCGCGGAGAGCGCGCACATCAACGTCGACGAGGGCGGCGCCCCCGAGCGCATGGGCGGCCTCAAGCTGCTCACCGTGCCCACGCCCGACGGCAAGCTCACCCCCGAGCTGATCGACCGTCAGGCCTACGGCTGGGACGACGAGCACCGTGCGATGCCGCAGGTCGTCTCGATCACCCAGAGCACCGAACTGGGCACCCTCTACACGCCCGACGAGATCCGCGCGATCTGCGACCACGCCCACGCGCACGGCATGAAGGTGCACCTGGACGGGTCCCGGATAGCCAACGCGGCCGCCTCCCTGGACGTGCCCATGCGCACGTTCACCAACGCGGTCGGCGTCGACCTCCTGAGTCTCGGCGGGACGAAGAACGGCGCGCTGTACGGCGAGGCCGTCGTCGTCCTCAACCAGGACGCGGTCAGTCACATGAAGCACCTGCGCAAGCTGTCCATGCAGCTCGCCTCCAAGATGCGCTTCGTCTCCGTGCAGTTGGAGGCGCTGCTCGCCAAGGACCTGTGGCTGCGCAACGCCCGCCACTCCAACCAGATGGCCCAGCGGCTGGCCGAGGGCGTGCGCGCGGTGCACGGCGTGGAGATCCTCCACCCGGTCCAGGCCAACGCCGTCTTCGCGCGCCTCCCGCACGGCGTGAGCGAGCGGCTCCAGAAGCACTACCGCTTCTACTTCTGGGACGAGGCGGCGGGCGACGTCCGCTGGATGTGCTCCTTCGACACGACCGAGGACGACGTCGACGGGTTCGTGGCGGCGCTCAAGGAGGAGATGGCTCACTCGTAA
- a CDS encoding flavin reductase family protein: MTATPDLDTFRHASPDAQPASPDLLRAVFRQHAAGVAVITAQGGSGPVGFTATSLSSVSAEPPIVSFGIGVGASSWPAISESDHVGIHILGEHQQDLAATFARSGADRFGAPTRWRKGPEDVPVLDDVLAWLVCRVVTRVPAGDHRIVLAEVVLGDPSGAGRPLLYHQGRFNGLRD; the protein is encoded by the coding sequence ATGACGGCCACGCCCGACCTGGACACTTTTCGGCACGCCTCTCCCGATGCGCAACCCGCCTCACCCGACCTCCTTCGCGCCGTCTTCCGGCAGCACGCGGCCGGTGTCGCCGTGATCACGGCGCAGGGCGGCTCGGGTCCCGTGGGCTTCACCGCCACCTCGCTCAGCTCGGTCTCCGCCGAGCCCCCGATCGTCTCCTTCGGCATCGGTGTCGGCGCCTCCAGCTGGCCCGCGATCTCCGAGTCCGACCACGTCGGCATCCACATACTCGGCGAGCATCAGCAGGACCTCGCCGCCACCTTCGCCCGCAGCGGCGCCGACCGCTTCGGCGCGCCCACCCGTTGGCGTAAGGGCCCGGAAGATGTTCCCGTCCTCGACGACGTACTGGCCTGGCTCGTCTGCCGGGTCGTGACGCGGGTGCCGGCCGGGGACCATCGCATCGTGCTGGCCGAGGTCGTCCTCGGTGATCCGTCGGGCGCGGGCCGCCCGCTGCTGTACCACCAGGGACGCTTCAACGGCCTGCGCGACTGA
- a CDS encoding SDR family oxidoreductase translates to MSHGNGNGPLSGAVIAVAGAGGPAGRATLARLADAGATVIGSDNDPERLAEAVDAARYGHGGATVIGDTVDLLDLQSTRDWAIRVEKDFGHVDGLVHLVGGWRGSETFTRTSLDDWDFLELLLIRTVQNTSLAFHEALQRSDRGRYLLISAAGASKPTAGNAAYSAAKAAAEAWTLAMADYFRKAGGEQGPTSAAAILVVKALVHDAMRAERPNAKFAGFTDVEDLAEAIAGVWSQPAGEVNGNRLWLTEKP, encoded by the coding sequence ATGTCACACGGAAACGGCAACGGACCTCTCAGCGGCGCGGTGATCGCGGTCGCCGGAGCGGGTGGACCCGCCGGGCGCGCGACGCTGGCCCGGCTCGCCGACGCGGGCGCGACCGTCATCGGATCGGACAACGATCCCGAGCGGCTCGCGGAGGCCGTGGACGCGGCCCGCTATGGGCACGGCGGTGCCACCGTCATCGGCGACACGGTCGACCTGCTCGACCTCCAGTCGACCCGCGACTGGGCCATCCGCGTCGAGAAGGACTTCGGCCACGTCGACGGCCTGGTCCACCTGGTCGGCGGCTGGCGGGGCAGCGAGACCTTCACCAGGACGAGCCTCGACGACTGGGACTTCCTGGAGCTGCTGCTCATCCGCACGGTGCAGAACACCTCCCTCGCGTTCCACGAGGCGTTGCAGCGCAGCGACCGTGGCCGCTACCTCCTGATCAGCGCCGCGGGCGCGAGCAAGCCCACCGCGGGCAACGCCGCCTACTCCGCCGCCAAGGCCGCCGCCGAGGCGTGGACGCTGGCCATGGCGGACTACTTCCGCAAGGCCGGGGGCGAGCAGGGTCCGACTTCCGCGGCTGCCATCCTGGTGGTCAAGGCACTGGTGCACGACGCGATGCGCGCCGAGCGCCCGAACGCGAAGTTCGCGGGCTTCACGGACGTCGAGGATCTGGCCGAGGCCATCGCCGGCGTCTGGTCGCAGCCCGCCGGTGAAGTGAACGGAAACCGTCTGTGGCTGACCGAGAAGCCGTGA
- a CDS encoding lysophospholipid acyltransferase family protein, giving the protein MAELVYRPVVGLAQVLFKAWDLKIDCKGSENIPRSGGAVLVSNHISYLDFIFDGLATLPQKRLVRFMAKESVFRHKISGPLMRGMKHIPVDRKQGETAYQHALDSLRSGEIVGVFPEATISQSFTLKSFKSGAARMAQEAGVPLIPMALWGTQRLWTKGHPRNFKRSHTPITIRVGEPVEAPQDQYAGAITRRLRERVQELLEAAQRAYPVRPKGPDDTWWMPAHLGGTAPTPEEVKAAEAR; this is encoded by the coding sequence ATGGCAGAGCTTGTCTACCGTCCTGTCGTCGGTCTCGCCCAAGTGTTGTTCAAGGCCTGGGACCTCAAGATCGACTGCAAGGGATCGGAGAACATTCCGCGCTCGGGCGGCGCCGTGCTGGTCAGTAACCACATCAGTTATCTGGACTTCATCTTCGACGGTCTGGCCACCCTGCCGCAGAAGCGCCTGGTGCGTTTCATGGCGAAGGAGTCGGTCTTCCGGCACAAGATCTCCGGTCCGCTGATGCGGGGCATGAAGCACATCCCGGTGGACCGCAAGCAGGGTGAGACGGCGTATCAACACGCGCTGGATTCACTGCGGTCCGGCGAGATCGTCGGCGTCTTTCCCGAAGCGACCATCTCCCAGTCCTTCACCCTGAAGAGCTTCAAGTCGGGTGCCGCGCGCATGGCCCAGGAGGCCGGCGTGCCGCTGATCCCGATGGCCCTGTGGGGCACCCAGCGGCTGTGGACCAAGGGCCACCCGCGCAACTTCAAGCGCAGCCACACCCCGATCACCATCCGGGTCGGCGAACCGGTGGAGGCGCCGCAGGACCAGTACGCGGGCGCCATCACCCGGCGGCTGCGCGAGCGCGTCCAGGAGCTCCTGGAGGCCGCGCAGCGCGCCTATCCGGTCCGCCCCAAGGGCCCGGACGACACCTGGTGGATGCCCGCGCACCTCGGCGGCACGGCGCCGACCCCCGAAGAGGTCAAGGCGGCCGAGGCCCGCTGA
- a CDS encoding DUF4395 domain-containing protein: protein MDIDARGPRFGAAVTTVVLAAVLITGSTWLLAWQVLAFALGASGGVARSPYGWLFRKVVRPRLGPPAQFESPQPPQFAQAVGLVFAVVGLIGFTAGPDWLGFAATGCALAAAFLNAAFGYCLGCEMYLLVRRVTVRAQ, encoded by the coding sequence ATGGACATTGACGCAAGAGGGCCGCGGTTCGGTGCGGCCGTGACGACCGTCGTACTGGCGGCCGTTCTGATCACCGGCAGCACCTGGCTGTTGGCCTGGCAGGTACTGGCGTTCGCACTGGGCGCCTCGGGCGGCGTGGCGCGCTCTCCTTACGGCTGGCTGTTCCGGAAGGTCGTACGCCCCCGACTCGGGCCGCCGGCACAGTTCGAGTCGCCTCAGCCGCCGCAGTTCGCGCAGGCCGTCGGGCTCGTGTTCGCCGTGGTCGGGCTGATCGGTTTCACGGCAGGGCCCGACTGGCTGGGGTTCGCCGCGACCGGCTGCGCGCTGGCGGCCGCGTTCCTCAACGCGGCGTTCGGGTACTGCCTGGGCTGCGAGATGTACCTGCTCGTACGTCGGGTGACGGTACGCGCCCAGTGA
- a CDS encoding transglutaminase domain-containing protein, with the protein MELIQNAADLSAYLAADEVIDHHHPLVRETAARLAEGAVDSYAYARAAFEFVRDTIPHSQDSGDLRVTWRASDVLERRTGICYAKAHALAALLRAEDIPTAFCYQKFDEVHGLVAVRFNGAWHRQDPRGNKPGVDAQFSLDGERLAFTPDPEFDELDYPDLYAEPHSVVLSVLKAAPDRPYLWKTLPSAL; encoded by the coding sequence ATGGAGCTGATCCAGAACGCTGCCGACCTGTCTGCCTACTTGGCCGCCGACGAGGTCATCGACCATCACCATCCGCTCGTACGGGAGACGGCCGCGCGGCTGGCCGAGGGGGCCGTGGACTCGTATGCCTATGCGCGGGCGGCTTTCGAATTCGTGCGCGACACCATCCCGCACTCGCAGGACTCCGGCGATCTTCGGGTCACCTGGCGTGCCTCCGACGTGCTGGAGCGGCGCACCGGCATCTGCTACGCCAAGGCCCACGCCCTGGCCGCGCTGTTGCGGGCCGAGGACATCCCGACGGCGTTCTGCTACCAGAAGTTCGACGAGGTGCACGGTCTGGTCGCCGTACGGTTCAACGGTGCCTGGCACCGGCAGGACCCTCGCGGCAACAAGCCGGGCGTGGACGCCCAGTTCTCCCTGGACGGCGAGCGGCTGGCCTTCACGCCCGATCCCGAATTCGATGAGTTGGACTATCCGGACCTGTACGCCGAACCTCACTCGGTCGTGCTGAGCGTCCTCAAGGCCGCCCCTGACCGGCCGTACCTCTGGAAGACGCTCCCCAGCGCACTCTGA